cgaacttccagcaggcatcaaatgagtcaattccggaagtttgggagaggcttcaggagtatatTCTGGCGTGTCCACACCAtagaatggataattggctcattctatagAACTTCTACAACAAGGTTGGAGTGATGATCacctccaaccgcgccagcgaggtatgtactccatcaaggaggctgacatgctcgctatgaagattgatctcctcctcaagaaaatTGAGGATTATTCACAAGATAAGGCTCGGATGCAAatacttcaagccttggaaactcgcatgacgtgcgaggtctgcgggaatgttggaaattcgggcgacaattgcccagaaacccaaggagaagctctattcctcaatggcagcaatgggtttcgtccacaaggaggtcaggggtggaatcaaccacgcccatattaccaaggaggtaatgggaattcgaattctttcggttCGAACCAGCCTACCTtaagagatcttgtctacggccaagtgaagatcaatgagtcccttcagaagaagttggccgctacagacaaatcaatggagaccatccatgccaagatggacggattctccactgctatgaagaaccagctgagtttcaataaggcgctagaaactcaattggctcaactagctgctgctacacctgctgctgaactagggaagattccggggcaacccgaatcaactctagaaagcgtgaatgtcatcaatgctatgtggaaagagcccctCCGCAGGACATCTCTCAGCTATGTAGAGAAGCTTAcatgcccaagaagaggtgcgtggggcgagttggcagccacaataagagaagatcccggaaccccagtgatcagctgctcaatctttgattatgaatttgatcacgccctttgtgaccttggagccagcattaacatcatgcccaaggtgactttcgagaagctaggctatccatcaatttcccctaccactatgtttgttcagctggcagattccacgataagatatccagaaggggttgtggaaaggttaatggtaaaagtcaagaatacctacatattggtggacttcgtagtccttgatatggaaggagatcttggaattccgctcatacttgggcgaccattcctcaaggatgcaaatgccagaattgatgtggggagaggaaggagcagcctccgtatcatgggaaagaccatgaaatttaaattccaaaacaagaaagaggtattcttgattcatgaggatagtaagaaacaagggctatgggcagagcccggttgggatgatcaagactatcacccctcttccaagccagcttgggaggattgggaaattcatactccaccaaccgagctagtggaagatgatcagaagatccctgatttcatcaccaatacagtatgggaagatctagaaatcgtctatccaacatccgaggatcatgttcctgcgccgcctacgccaccaaagaagaccaagaaggtgtggcgcaagaagaacaagatgtcatcgaccgctactacttctccaggtatggatgaaacgacctcaacctgatcaggtatggagaaaggtcctgctttttgaccctaaactaagagctagcttgggggaggttccctcccctaagtcaactgtatccctttatttgctttcaataaaaattgataaaaacttccaaaaacaaaataaaaatttactgctttatttcccttttccatgatgcACGGTAAGAATattttaactcccttttgataagttgaaaggatgagttttgctttgctctatcatgtatGTTGTGCCTAgattgaaaataagagttctcttgagtttatattcgttggttatacaaatatgttgccaataaacctgaaagttccgtgggttgcatatacttgatccaagtctaagttgttgtgactTTAGATATagtaaataaggttatgcaagcttgttctagtgatgcttgaagtctggaattgttttcgaaaaaaaaataaaaggtaagtttcccagcgatatgcaatgtcctaccagagccatatttcatattccatgaaaaacccttatacatatgctgcttgatattctgttgagttttgtcaaattgggtgaccttagtaagatgctcttcatgctttctcgatcataagcacgtataCATTACATCCATTTgttatattcctacactgggaattagcaccaacatccacttcacatctataaatgctccatgtcttggtgatctctctcgtagaacattcctgaaataaaataaagtcagattatggttgccctaaaaagaagagaaaatatggcatgccaaagaagcatgatccaaaaaaaggagagaaaaagggggtaaccatgtctcaaaaaaaagaaaaagagagagacaaggatgattcgagagagaaaagccattaccaCAAGGAGTAAAccatattcatccatctatccattcatacacttgcaccttttgatcgagattgcttgacttgtttctctatggatcctctctttgactttacaataaatagaatacaagtgtgctctgttcttatcctaccttgagctccacaaaggcttgtagtagtagggaagatcaaaggtaaacactgccctggtaaggaaatacaagatgagtgcctctagagagttatcctggagctttgccaagttttcaaaaatctttcaaaaaagtgtctccagatggattgaggatctatgaacaagtaagtactgctttatgcaccattctaactctcaacagtccaagacaaggagacagctaaaaagccccatgagggattaaggtaattgagcaaaggtatgctaaccaacttatttatTATAAATAGGTCCCTGTCGCCCCTGAACGGGCGACAGGCTTTGGTCGCCCGTGCATGGAGCGACCAGCCCCTCCATCGCCCGTCCAGGGGGCGGCAGACACCCagatttgaaaatttcaaaaaacagcatatatttttgaaatttgattttttaaatataaaaaagaaaaaaaaaaggctggTTATGACTCCTCGTCAAGTTGGGCCTAGCCCACTCGGTCTTTGGCAAATGGCGAGGCCCCCTCTCTCTCATCTTCCTCTCGTTAGCAGTTAGCACGTAGGCACTGCAGGCCCACAGCTACGTCGTCGTCCAAAAACGGCAGCTGTCGagatgccgccgccaccgccggccgcctctcGGACCTCCTTCGCCGGTGCGGCGTCGGGCGCGGCTTTCCCTGGGCGCACAGCACCACGCGCACGACCTGGTCCGTGGCTGTCTTCCGAATGCCACCCTGGACACCGACCCGGTcctgctctgctgccgctgccgctgcagtGTTCGATGCAATGCCCTCGCCGTCCATGCGGGCGTACAACGTCCTCCTGGCAGCATCTCCTCCCGTTGTGGCGCTGGAGATCCTCGCGCCGTCGCGCGCCTCCTGGGGCGGGACACCGGCCCGATAGGTACGCTGTTCCCGCCGTGTTCCGTGCGCCGACCGAACTGCGGGATGCGGGATATTGGTGCCGGGCTCCACGAATTCGCTTTCCAGCTCAGGATTGCTAGCAAATGTGTACGCCTAGGCTCGGATGTTGGACAGGGTTTACAAaatcggtgggaaccggtccggtttggtttgggccggtaccaaaccggcccaaaatcaaaatttaaatttgaattcaaaaaataaaaaattctcaaaaaattcctaaaaatacttcaaggtgcgacgaatctaatggtatcaatttttctcaaaaattcgtttgtttaacatacttttcgggcatttaaagttaaaccaaaaaaaggaaaaaaaatgagacggcccattaaggcccacttggtaaaccggtcaaaccggccggtaaactggtcaaaccggccggtataccgttccaaaccggttacacatgcgattttaaatttggatttgaattcaaaccggtcaaaccggccggtaaaccagtcaaaccggccggtaaaccggtctaaccggccggtataccggtacgaaccggttgaactgagttttttgaattcaaatttgaattcgaccggtaccgaccggtttccggccaaactgGACCGGTATACCAGTACCGGACCCCAGCGGTTTGGCTGGTCGGTCGGTAAATGAAACCCTGATGTTGGATGATGCTGTTGGAGTGTGAGTCCCTGGAGCTTTTCATGAGCGGGAAGGGAGAGGCCGTGAACATGGCCAGTGATCTACGGAGCGTGCTCATTGAGTCATTGTCTGTGCAAAGGAAAGGGAGCTAATGAAGGGCCTGGGGATATCAATGGCAGGATGGTGCCTGGTTGTAGTTGTGTTGATGTGAAGGGAAGAGCCCATGAGTCTTCCGTGCTACTTGAGGTGGCGGATGCTCTGGGCTTTAGATCGGTTACTCAAGAATATGGGAGCTTCAGAATCTAAAGATGAACATCTAAGCCTGTATGGTGAGCTAATTGGCCATTGAATTCGTGATGGTCAAGTATTGACAGAGTCAGTTTGGTTTGAGGATAAAGCAACCGACCTTTCTTGATTTCTGGCAtgcttcaaaataaaaaaaatgatgtgCAGCAAGGAACTCTATGTGCTGGTCTGCCAAGTGTCGGAGGACTTTGAACCTGTAGTGATCAAATCCAGCGTGCCAAGCTGAATCATGAAGTGCTAGGGTGGGAGAATGAAGGGTGATTCATTAAAGGCAAGAAATGTCTGCTCTTTTTTTACTGCAACAGCAGTATCACTAGCACTAGTGTCTTATGCCATTGAACTGCACAGCAGGTGGCTCAAACGAAGTGATTCTGAACATTCTGATAATATGAGAGTAAAGAGAATGAACTGATAAACTTCTCCAAATGGCAGTTCACAATCAGTCAATGAGTCAATTGGAGCAATGGTAATTCTCTATTGGTAAGCTGTAGCCAGAGTTTCAATGCGATATTGGTAAGCTTAATTAACTCCAAATTGCTTTACCAGACCAGGCACCTTTTCTGGCACTGTCCAGCAGTGGATTTGCCCTGAATCCACTTCATGTGAACAATTCAGTATGGCAGAGAACAAAGATTGTTTTTCCTAGATATTACAGTTAGCTTTTGGCCTTCTGGGAGCAAGGAGACATCCAGCTTCCAAGCTGTGTGCTCTCTCCAGGTATTAACCTACCGTTTCATTGCATTCTTCGTGCCCTTCGATGCAGATAAGCCTCTTATTATCCTACTCCAGATGCAGATTTACTCTCTGGACCATGTGGTGTTGCACACTGATCGAGCAGAATTTGTTCAGAAAAATAACTGTAGTCAAGGAAAGGAATTTTCTCTGCCGACTGAAACTATTGTTAATTGATCTTAACACGGCATTGACAAGGTCACTTTACTGAAGAAGTTTGTATCTTGTCCTTATAATAGAGCTTATGGATCAATATTCAAGTTACATTCATCGAAAATAAAATTAACTGCATACCGTGTCAGGTCTAGCATTAGCAGAAATGCTAACCCTCAAGTACAATAAGCATTATAACAGTTAAATTAGAGATCTTATCAGTGAAGGACCCTTTCCCATCTTTTACAATGAATGACTCTTCCATCCTTTAAAATGAACTACTATTCCTGAACTATTTTGGTGTAGTTGCCATGGCAAATTGCACAATGCCCCATGACATAGGTGCTTAAACCATTGTTCTATGTTCCAGACTTCAGTATTGCAATCTGATGATTTATATAAATGCGATAATCACTATACTTGGAACTGTTATTTTTCTGCTCCTTATAAAGGATAAAGAACTTATTGAGCACCCCAGGGATCTTTATGAACTAATCTGCTGTAgcaaagctgaagaaaactaagcTTCTTTTTTCTATCTTGAGCTTCTTTTCTAGGAACACTTAATGGGTCGATTTTTTGTTGTGCTTGGTAGTCTTGTCCAAGTATAATTGATAGAAATAGCTCAAGGATCCAGTCTGGCTGTgcagatggcaccatgtgagaTGCACCCCTCACTGTTGTGAAAGTCAGAAAGTCGCCATATTGTCACCTAGCCTCCAACCTTGAATAAAAAAACATAGATATCTCCATGGTCAATGAACTTCTACTTGTCTCAGAATCATGTTTAGACAATATCAGCTAATTTGTATAATTGCAATAAAACATTGTGGTGGAACATAAAGTATACCTGCCCGTTGTGGAAACAAGTTCTGTACAGGACTGTAACAGACAACCCTATGGTGTGAGCTAGCTCTCGCACAAGGGTTCAGCTGCACAACAAGGGCACAACACAACTCTTTCTGGAACTTTACTGGAAGAAACCATATTGTTAAGAAAGCAAAATCGTTACAGAAGCATCTAAATTTCTGAAGTAGCAATGTGAACACTTACTCACTGCCAGTCACGGCACATGCTCCAGTGATACGTCAAATGTGTCCTGTTAGCATGCAGAGCCTGCTGCGCTTCTGGAAGATAGAAATAGAAAAACCAAAAACCTCTCATAGGTCATGCAAACATCCACTCCCACGCTGATTTTCATTGCCTACCATGAACAAAAATAACCTCTCACACAAGAGGAACATTTGTACCATGAGAAGCAAGCGTACATACCTTTTGCAGCCGTAGCTTTTGAATCACAATTTATGGCTAGCAGACATCGAGAATAACATCTTAGTTGTCGACATAGTCCCAAATTATGCTGTTTGCTTCAGATATTGCATCCTTGCATGACTTGCTCTCATTATGGGggttattttttttattgaagGTGTAATCCTGAAAATCACAACTGTGGCTGATCACCAGAAATATTTTATCAGAGATTATGCCATGAGACCAGAAATACTGATGATCTTCATTCAACCTTATGGAACTCGATCAACCTTGATGAAGTATTTGAATTCGCTGTTAAAGTAAATCTAATTGACCATAGCATAAATCTAATGCGATGATGGAacataataaataaatgaacTTTTCTATAGTAATTCCTATTAGAATATAAAAGCTACCCACTATGGCATTTCATTAATCCTGGTACACATCAACAAATCAATGTTTCATTCATTCTGTCATATTTAACGGGGTCGTAATTCAGCGATCATTGGTTCATATATTTAAAATGCTAAAAAATAGGATGTTCATGGGTTTCGAGTTAATTGTGACTACTTTATTTTACAAAGTTTTCTTTGAATTGTAAAGTTACAGTAGACGTGAATGAAAGCAGGCAGGAGTAGTAAACCATAGTATGTAGCAGCTAGGAGACTCTGTTGCATGAATATTTTTACCAATTGTTCCTTTGAAGCTCTAAATTCAGATGTTCCTCACCATGTTATGAATTATTTGgggaataattttttttcctatttatACAGAAAAAGAACTACAAGGCAATGCACAAGAAAATATATAATTAACTGCTTCAAAGGATCTTAGACAATAAATAAATTCAACAAAAGCCGAGAAAAAAACAGTCAGTCGACTCAGTCCAAAATAAGAGGGATACAGCATGTATCATGGCAGGACGTGTACCTTCCAGTAAATGTGAGCgagcttcttcttgttttcCTCTAATTCACACCACTCAGTCAATTCAGGGCAGTCGTAAATACTTATTTCTTTCAGATTAGTGAGCTTCAATATGCTCTTTGGCAAAGACTTGATGCCCCTGCAGTCTGAGATCACAAGTTCCTTGAGAGCGGAAAGATCGCCCAGCCATTCTGGAAGCGTTGTAATGCTTGGACACTGATACAAGGACAGCTCCTCGAGGGAGGTGAGATGCCGCATGTTCTCTTGCAAGTCACTCAGCCCTGTCCACTCTGTGATGAGCAATTCTCGCAAAGAGATGAGGTCACCCAACCATTTCGGAACTTCTGGCTGAGCATTGCCTTTCAGCCACAGGGATTTGATAAAGGAGAGGTCTTGTATGATCTCTAGGGAGCTGCATGCCAGATCAGTGCAACAAATAATGCTTAACTCAATGATGGTAGGAAGGTGGTGAAGCAACATCCATTGCTCCAAAGGCACCTTGCTGGATTTCACTGTCACAAACACATCTGTTAGTACATCAGAGGAAGCGCAGGTTTCTCCCCATGATAACAACACATTATCGCTGTTCTCAATCTCCCATTTCTTAGCCCTAGGTGGGCACGGTTTCAATCTCAACTTTGGGCAGTCACATATTAAGAGATCCACAAGATTGGGGAACATGAATTCTTTCGCAGCACCCTTGCCATAGGAGTATGTTGTGTTCCAAGCTTCCAGGTTTTCCATGCTGCATAGACTAAATTTCTTCAGTCGTGGAAACGCTCTCACGCCACCACAGAAACCCTCTTCAATTACTAAAATTCTGTCCATTCCTCCCAAAACTAAATCTTGGAGGTTTGGTAACTGACCAAGTGCTGGTAGGCTGTTGCATTTACTTAAATACCACATTTCAATCTGGATAAGATGAGGGAGATGATGATTAATACCCATAAACCAGGCTGGAAATTTCACGCTACTATAACCTTTCATATGAAATGTACATAAGGTGCTGGGTGGAACAAGCTCTCCCAACACTAGCACATCCTCCACAGATCTCTGGGCATCTCTAGTCCACTCAAGATTTAAATCGTAAATCCCATGTTTTTCCATCAGCTTTATACTCTGGACTTCTTCTCTAGATTTCACATTATCAAGGCTACTTATGTGCAGCTCATTAGGATTTGCATGACAGAGCAGACCAATATTGCTGCTAGATTCACCATCATCAGTATGGACTGCGAAGTGTGGCAACAAGGCAAACATCTTGGATCGAGAGAGTGTAGACTTATCCAATTCAGAGCAGCCGGTCACATTTAGAATCTTCAGGCTCTCCATTTTGACAATACATTCTGGAAGCCTTGCTAGCCTTGTGCAGTTCAAGAGGTTCAGTGTATGCAGCTTCCTGAGACTGCCAATACTTTCAGGCACACAAACAATACTACAATTACAAGACAAGTCTAGATGTTCTAGATTGTGAAGGGCGCAAATACGGTCAATGAAACTGAATGTCTCATGTGAGCCATTATGGCCGAAGATTGAATGTATTGTCCATGATAGACCTAAATACCGTAGTTCAGTGAGATCATAGATGACTTCTGGCATCCCCTCAAGAGGTAAAATATTCTCAAGGTCTGGTCGAAGTGATAAATTCAAATAGTGGATATTGGTAAGGCCGGCCAAAGCTTTCACTACACCTCTAAGCTGACAGCAGTTTAACATGTCCAGATGTACCAATTTTTTTAGGTTCACAAATGACTCTGGAAGGCTTTTTATTACCACGCAATCTGAGATATCAAGATGCATCAGACCTTTGATTTCACCAATTGACTCTGGCAGTGCTGATATCATAGACCCACTTAAGTTTAGGTACATTAATTTGGAGAGCTTGGCGATACAACTGGGAATATTTTGACTAGAGATCCGTGGAGCATTAAGATACCTCAATTGCTTCAATTTGCCAATAGAATCTTGCAACCTCAATATGGAACACCTGCTCAAATCCAAGACCCGCAAAGATGTAGCTGATGAAAATGCATCACCACATGGTTCAATTTTGCGACAGTCTAGAAAGCGCATTGCCCTTATTTTTGGTGGAGATGTTGTGCATAACTCCAATGGCTTGGTATAATCATTAAGTGACGCATAGCGGCAGTAGCTTCCGCCAGTAATTTGCTTTTTGGTAGCATCCAAAACTTCATGAACCATGACTGATCTTCCCAAGTCATGCACCAGGTCATGCATGGTGAGCATTATGCCATCCTCGTGATGCAATCGAGCAAtctgcaacaaatgcacccactAGCATGAGTTTTAGAATTCCAGCTGTTTCTGCATTAACATGTTTAAACATGCACATCCTTCTTAATTGTTGTCGAATGTACATGTTATTCTGCTTTCAATGTAGACAGTTACAAAAGGTTCCTCCGAGAAGGAAGTTACCAATATTTTGTTTCTTCTCCATGATCGTAGACTATTTTAGTAGTTTTTAGAAAGAAGTATCATTCGTACTTGTATTgaatttgaaagaaaaaaaaatacatcagtgtaccaaaacagggtgaaagtgatcgggtgctctagcctaagagggggagggggtgaattaggcactaataaaaacttagacctatggctccaactagtttgcacaaagcttaaactaaaacaagctatctagatgtgcaactaggttgttctagtgtaaaacccctatcccaaaagagtttagcaacctatagcctttcctatcaagaaactattctatgaaagtaaaggcatacaaattactagaatgaaatgcggaagcttaaagagcgggataggagatagcaaactcttgacgcgggtgtttatcccgtggttcggttagccacaaaggcacacctacatccacgttgttgtagcactcactaagagtattgctactcggccaccaagtctcttccgtgaacacaatcacggtcaccttggccccgggttccactaaggagcttctccacaaaggatgggggtctccacgtcccccgcacaaaggtgtcgtcgccgctccacaccaagtcggagggtcgatgacgttgccggcgagctccacgctccaaggtgccggcgcaccaagctcttgttttggttcactaatgaaccacagcacaaaggctctaagccttgcaaactcactcactaagagctaatcctttacacaacactctcaaagtgtgctaagggctaaggatatgatcttgatgcttttgtatggcttggagatgttcttgggtgtgtgtgggatgtccagcaactccagcaatcttcaaatggccggggtgaggcgtatatataggccaccaagtcttgtagccgttgctccaacggttagctgaaaatctgcg
The genomic region above belongs to Panicum virgatum strain AP13 chromosome 8N, P.virgatum_v5, whole genome shotgun sequence and contains:
- the LOC120684480 gene encoding putative disease resistance protein RGA1, whose product is MAELGGLLASAILKVVCQKIGLAIGDRIKLQENFIDDLEGMKMTLESVAALLNDAERRSIEEEAVRLWLKRLKDAMYGIDDMMDEIEAGTKPAASKVVAMIPCLTIGPKFKMVNEMKAMRRNLEEITRQHQDFSFTPGCTTNVEQVTDMRETSSAVEEALIVGRTEEKQKILASLSGNLAQEIIILPIYGFGGIGKTTLAKLVFSDAQFNDYSRVWVYVSQAFDLKKIGNSIISQVSNGNSYIAEKQMINKRLQELLAGKKILVVLDDMWRDNENECQLEDLRAMLRVGEGSKVVVVGTTRDEGIAKELCTIQPHKLAPLTDDMCWTIIKQKSAFESKDCKEQLEHIGRDIAMKCAGVALAAQSLGYMLRSMTFDEWKSVRDSDIWNVSATRNTCSAQHTVFASLRLSYKSMPPYLKLCFGYCATFPKGCNIAKGGLIHQWLSLGFIEPGSILSTRQLGENYVQQLLGLSFLQISKSPSIARLHHEDGIMLTMHDLVHDLGRSVMVHEVLDATKKQITGGSYCRYASLNDYTKPLELCTTSPPKIRAMRFLDCRKIEPCGDAFSSATSLRVLDLSRCSILRLQDSIGKLKQLRYLNAPRISSQNIPSCIAKLSKLMYLNLSGSMISALPESIGEIKGLMHLDISDCVVIKSLPESFVNLKKLVHLDMLNCCQLRGVVKALAGLTNIHYLNLSLRPDLENILPLEGMPEVIYDLTELRYLGLSWTIHSIFGHNGSHETFSFIDRICALHNLEHLDLSCNCSIVCVPESIGSLRKLHTLNLLNCTRLARLPECIVKMESLKILNVTGCSELDKSTLSRSKMFALLPHFAVHTDDGESSSNIGLLCHANPNELHISSLDNVKSREEVQSIKLMEKHGIYDLNLEWTRDAQRSVEDVLVLGELVPPSTLCTFHMKGYSSVKFPAWFMGINHHLPHLIQIEMWYLSKCNSLPALGQLPNLQDLVLGGMDRILVIEEGFCGGVRAFPRLKKFSLCSMENLEAWNTTYSYGKGAAKEFMFPNLVDLLICDCPKLRLKPCPPRAKKWEIENSDNVLLSWGETCASSDVLTDVFVTVKSSKVPLEQWMLLHHLPTIIELSIICCTDLACSSLEIIQDLSFIKSLWLKGNAQPEVPKWLGDLISLRELLITEWTGLSDLQENMRHLTSLEELSLYQCPSITTLPEWLGDLSALKELVISDCRGIKSLPKSILKLTNLKEISIYDCPELTEWCELEENKKKLAHIYWKVHVLP